From the genome of Agrobacterium tumefaciens:
CAAATTACGAGACGGTGCGAGAGGGCAAGATTGATCCCCGATTGTTCACTGTCGCGTCTCTCGATGAGGCTGCCTGCCTTCGCGGGTTCGGAGGGACCAAGACGTTCCGCGAGTTCATGCGACTGTTTGATGGCATCCGGTTCAAGTTTCTTGCCACGGCGACGCCTTCCCCAAACCAGTACGTTGAACTGTTGGCCTATTCCGCTTTCCTCGAAGTGATGGATGTCGGGCAGGCGAAAACGCGGTTTTTCAAACGCAATTCGGAAAAGGCTGACACGCTCACCATCCATCCGCACAAGGAGCATGAGTTCTGGCTGTGGGTCGCAAGTTGGGGGCTGTTTGTCCAGAAGCCCTCCGATCTCGGATGCTCCGACGAAGGTTACGAACTACCGGAAATTGAGGTGCGCTGGCATGAGTTGCCTGCTGACCATGCATCGGCCGGTACCGAAAAGAGCGGGCAGGGCCGCCTTCTGCGCAATGCTGCAGCGTCTCTTTCCGACACGGCGAGGGAGAAGCGGGATAGCCTGGGTATTCGCATTGCCAGGATGATGGAACTGCGCGCCGAAGATCCCGACGCGCACCGCATCATTTGGCACGATCTTGAGGCTGAGCGGCTGGCGATCGAGGTTGCCATTCCCGATGTGGTCAGCGTCTATGGCGCACAGGACCTCGACGATCGTGAACAGTCGATCGTCGGTTTCTCGCATGGCCGCATTCGCGAAATCGCAGCCAAGCCCGTCATGCTCGGCTCGGGCTGCAATTTTCAGCGTCATTGCTGGTGGGCAATCTTCCTCGGCATTGGTCACAAGTTCAATGACTTCATCCAGGCGGTTCACCGTATCCAGCGCTTTCTCCAGACGCACAAAGTTCGGATCGACCTCATCTACACCGAGGCGGAACGGCCGGTGCGCGACAACCTCGAAGCCAAATGGCGTCGCCACGTGGAGCAGATGGCAATCATGACAGATATCATTCGCAAGTATGGCCTATCGTCTGCGGCGATGGCTGAAACCCTCACGCGCGCCATGGGTGTTGAGCGGATCGAAGTTTCCGGCCCGGGCTATCGGCTGGTCAACAATGATTGCGTGGTGGAGTGCCAGAAGATGGGCTCCAACAGCGTTGACCTGATCGTCACATCGATCCCGTTCTCCACCCAGTACGAGTATTCACCGAACTATGCCGACTTCGGCCATACAGAAGACAATGAGCATTTCTGGCAGCAGATGGATTTCCTTATCCCGGAATTGCTGCGGGTTCTGGCACCTGGACGCGTCGCGGCAATACACGTCAAGGATCGCATCGTTCCCGGTGGTATGACGGGTCTGGGTTTTCAAACCGTTTACCCGTTCTCTGACGATTGCATCGCCCGGTTCAAGCGGCACGGGTTCGCGTTCCTGTCTCGGAAGACGATAACCACGGACGTGGTCCGCGAGAACAATCAGACATATCGCCTGGGATGGTCGGAACAATGCAAGGACGGGACCCGAATGGGTAATGGTCTTCCGGAATACCTCCTGATCTTCCGGAAGCCGCCGTCGGACAATTCGAACGGATATGCCGACAACCCGGTAAAAAAACAGAAGCGGGAATGGAAACAGGGTCACTGGGACAATCCCGACGGATACAGCCGCGCGCGTTGGCAACTTGACGCCCACGGCTACATGCCGAGCTCCGGCAATCGTCTGCTCTCGATAGAAGAATTGGCCGGCTTGGAGCATCACCAGATATTCAAGCTGTGGAAGCGTTACTCTCTCGAGACAGTCTATGATTTTGAGCACCATGTGAAAATCGCCGAGCATCTGGAAGAGCGGGGCATGCTGCCCTCAACCTTCATGCTGCTGCCACCACATTCCACGTCTGACGACACCTGGACCGATATCACCCGTATGCTTTCGATGAACACGCTGCAGGCAGCGGCGGGCAAGGAAATGCACCTTTGCCCGCTTCAGTTCGACATCGTCGATCGGGCCCTTGCTCAATATTCAGAACCGGGTGAGACGGTGTTCGATCCGTTCGGCGGTTTGATGACCGTGCCTTACCGAGCGATCAAGCTGGAGCGGAAGGCCGTCGCGACTGAGCTTAACGCTGGCTACTTTCTCGATGGCTGCAAGTACGTGGAAGCGATGGCCCGTGAGAAAGACATGCCCAGCCTCTTCGACACCTTGGAGGCTGCGGAGTGAGCGACCCGGTCTCTCTCTACATCGTCACGGATCGGGCGGAGCAGGCGGCACAGCGGTTTTTTTACTGCCGCGTTGCATCTCTTCCTGACTGGGTGCAGGTCGCCACTTCCATCATCGAGATCGAGGAAATTCCAGACGGGAAGAGCGTCCTCACGCATTTTGCAGCTGGCGGCCGGTCCACGGCTGAACAGGTGTGGTTCGAGCGCCGTCTCCGCGGCGGGCTCTTTTACGACCACGAAGCTCTCAGGGACAAGATCGAGGTCTGGCTCGACAAGAGGCTCGAATACGAGCGGAAGCTGCTTGCCCAACATTCACAAGACCATGAACGACAGGGGAATTACGCATGACGATGGTGACGGTTTTCAGGGATTATGCTGTGCAGGGAAAACATCCGGCCGCACCAAGCGCGTTCGATGTGACCCCTGAAAAGTTCGATGGTTTGCCGCCTCATATGCGTTCGGATCTGTGCCGCATGCTGACCGATGCAGGATATTCTGCCCGCCGCATCCTCCAGCTCTGCGGCATCTCGGCTATGGCACTCGCGGAACATCTGGCGCAGCGCCACCGGTATTGCATGCCGGAACGGATGCAGGCTGCGCGCCATAGCGGCGAACGCATCACGCCTCGCCAGGTCGACGAGATTGTGGAAGGTCTCGACCTTTATGCTTGCCGCGTGCTCGCGAAGATGCCCAAGGTTGGGCGGACGCACTGGCGGCGCGGGCAGATCGAGGATGAAACAGGCCTCCGGCATAACCACGGCGTGCACGCCCTCAAAGACCTTCAGGCGAAGGGTCTCGTCCGTCCCATAGGCGTCGCGGAGCAAGGTTTCATCCAGCCTTATGAGTTGACGAAAATGGGCGCCGTGGTTGCCGAGGCGATTGATCCGCGCGATATCTCGACCGCTTCCAACGGGGATGGCTGATGTTGATCCGTCTTGCCACCCGGCGCCCCCGCATCGTGCTGGTGATAGCGCCCACCCTCTATGAGTGCCGCAAGACGCTTGACGCTTTCGGCATCCCTCTTTCGAACATCGATGAAATCCGCTCGGTCACCAAGGCGCATCACCTGCGCGGCTGGTCGCGCGGCACACCATTCATCGCACTGTCGGAGCGCGACAGCTGGTTTGCGACCCAAAGCGGCCGAGAACTGAGCACGGTCGTGGACGCATTCCTCCTCAGCGGACGCCTGCGGATCGCAAGTGACGCTGAACTTTCAGATCTTCGCCAACCGGAGTTTTCCAATGCTTGCCAAAACGCCGTCCAACGATCTTTTCACGTACCTCAATCATGATCTTCAACCGTTGGCGCTACATGCAGCCAACCATCCGAGCGATGTCGCGGATCTGACAAACATTGAGCGCTCTCCGATGGAGATAGTTTTTCAGTCTCCGCCATGCGTTCTTTTTGCTCGGACTGCATCTGAGCAGTTGGCCGAAAAAGGAGCGCTCAATGTACGCTGAAAGCTTACTTGATCACCTCGCACCGCCTCCGCAATTTTCGATTAAAAACCGTTGGAACCACGGCCTGCCGCTGATCGTCGATAGCTTTGCGGGGGGCGGAGGCGCCTCCACCGGAATCGAGATGGCGCTGGGTCGCTCACCTGACCTTGCCATCAATCATAATCCGCAGGCGCTTGCCCTACATGCAGCCAATCATCCTGACACGCTGCACATCTCGGAAAACATCTACAAGGTCGATCCGCTTGATTACGTGGCTGGGCAGCATATAGGCCTCGCCTGGTTCTCTCCTGATTGCAAGCATTTCAGCAAGGCCAAGGGCGGCAAGCCGGTCGAGCGCAATATCCGTGACCTCGCTCATATCATTCCGTTCTGGGTCGAACGTGTCCAGAAAAGCGGGGGCAAGATCGACGTTATCATCATGGAGAACGTCGAGGAATTTGCGACGTGGGGGCCGCTCGTCCAGACCGACAGGGGATTGATGCCGGATCCGGAGCGGAAAGGCGAAACCTTCCAGCAATGGTGCAAGAAGCTTCGCCGCCTCGGGGGAAAGCTGGAGAAGCGGGAATTGCGTGCCTGCGATTACGGCGCACCGACGATCCGCAAGCGCCTTTTCGTCATCATCCGTTTTGATGGTCAAAAGATCGTCTGGCCGGAACCGACGCACGGCGCTCCCGATGATGCTGACGTGATCGCCGGTCGCAAGCTACCGTGGCGCACCGCGGCGGAATGCATCGACTGGTCGATCCCATGCCCGTCGATCTTCGATAGCTCGGCCGATATCGCCGAGAAGCACGGTCTGAAGGCTATCAGGCCTCTGGCGGACAATACCATGGCTCGTGTTGCGCGCGGCATGAAACGTTATGTGCTCGATGCGGATCGGCCTTTCATCGTTAACCTGACGCACGGCGCGCGCTGCGAAGATATTGCGGAGCCCGTTAAAACGGTGACCGGTGCGAATCGTGGTGAGAAGGCCGTCGTTCTCCCGCACATGGTCAGCTATTACGGCCATGGTGACCTGAGGGCGGAACGGACGCGGGAACTGTCTGAGCCGATATCGACGATACCTTGCGAGAACCGGCATGCCGTGGTCGCGCCTTCGGTGATCCGGTTCAATACCGGTGCGACAGGCAGCGACATGCGCGAGCCCGCGCCGACCGTTACAGCGAACAGTTATATCAAGAAGCCAGGCGGCGCCGCGCCGATCGGTATGATCGCCCCGCACCTGATGACGATGCGCAACGCCGGCAAGCCCTTCAATGGTGCTGATGAGCCGACGCATACGATCACCGCTGGCGGCGCAGGCCTCTCCCTGGTCGCGCCTGTCCTGACTGCCGCGCAGCACGGCGGGTCCAATCGATCCGTCGAAGATCCTCACCATACGATCACGGCCAGCAAAAAGGATCAGAACAGCGTCATCGTCCCGACGCTCATACAGACCGGCTATGGCGAGCGGGACGGGCAGTCACCGCGATGCCTCGACATAGACAAGCCTTTGGGAACGGTTGTTGCTGGCGGCGTCAAACACGCTGCCGCCGTCGCGTTCGTCGCGCAGCATAATAATGACAGCCGCCGCGAGGGTGGCGTCAATCCGGGC
Proteins encoded in this window:
- a CDS encoding DNA methylase N-4, with the protein product MLRDYNQFLASKVAIAQEGGFEVSADDINPILQPHQKLIIIWACRGGRRAVFAAFGLGKSVIQIEILRIVIARFGGRGLLVLPLGVRQEFRQDCELLVTGIHPRITDAQRAALRAWQEGHPERVPSLTFIRSILEAGEAGLYMTNYETVREGKIDPRLFTVASLDEAACLRGFGGTKTFREFMRLFDGIRFKFLATATPSPNQYVELLAYSAFLEVMDVGQAKTRFFKRNSEKADTLTIHPHKEHEFWLWVASWGLFVQKPSDLGCSDEGYELPEIEVRWHELPADHASAGTEKSGQGRLLRNAAASLSDTAREKRDSLGIRIARMMELRAEDPDAHRIIWHDLEAERLAIEVAIPDVVSVYGAQDLDDREQSIVGFSHGRIREIAAKPVMLGSGCNFQRHCWWAIFLGIGHKFNDFIQAVHRIQRFLQTHKVRIDLIYTEAERPVRDNLEAKWRRHVEQMAIMTDIIRKYGLSSAAMAETLTRAMGVERIEVSGPGYRLVNNDCVVECQKMGSNSVDLIVTSIPFSTQYEYSPNYADFGHTEDNEHFWQQMDFLIPELLRVLAPGRVAAIHVKDRIVPGGMTGLGFQTVYPFSDDCIARFKRHGFAFLSRKTITTDVVRENNQTYRLGWSEQCKDGTRMGNGLPEYLLIFRKPPSDNSNGYADNPVKKQKREWKQGHWDNPDGYSRARWQLDAHGYMPSSGNRLLSIEELAGLEHHQIFKLWKRYSLETVYDFEHHVKIAEHLEERGMLPSTFMLLPPHSTSDDTWTDITRMLSMNTLQAAAGKEMHLCPLQFDIVDRALAQYSEPGETVFDPFGGLMTVPYRAIKLERKAVATELNAGYFLDGCKYVEAMAREKDMPSLFDTLEAAE
- a CDS encoding C-5 cytosine-specific DNA methylase; the protein is MYAESLLDHLAPPPQFSIKNRWNHGLPLIVDSFAGGGGASTGIEMALGRSPDLAINHNPQALALHAANHPDTLHISENIYKVDPLDYVAGQHIGLAWFSPDCKHFSKAKGGKPVERNIRDLAHIIPFWVERVQKSGGKIDVIIMENVEEFATWGPLVQTDRGLMPDPERKGETFQQWCKKLRRLGGKLEKRELRACDYGAPTIRKRLFVIIRFDGQKIVWPEPTHGAPDDADVIAGRKLPWRTAAECIDWSIPCPSIFDSSADIAEKHGLKAIRPLADNTMARVARGMKRYVLDADRPFIVNLTHGARCEDIAEPVKTVTGANRGEKAVVLPHMVSYYGHGDLRAERTRELSEPISTIPCENRHAVVAPSVIRFNTGATGSDMREPAPTVTANSYIKKPGGAAPIGMIAPHLMTMRNAGKPFNGADEPTHTITAGGAGLSLVAPVLTAAQHGGSNRSVEDPHHTITASKKDQNSVIVPTLIQTGYGERDGQSPRCLDIDKPLGTVVAGGVKHAAAVAFVAQHNNDSRREGGVNPGRPADVPMSTATQSGSQQGVVSAFVARQFGTSTGHEIDRPSATVMANGAGKSQLVTPFLQAYYGTGDGGEENQPARTITTKDRHGHVEAMLDVPPFTEEKAARAREVADFMRSHGFWDEREFVTLEIDGHTFVIVDIGMRMLTPRELFNAQGFPGDYQIDGVWVSEDGKETWIAFPKSVQVSCVGNSVSPPVAEALIGANCNHLVAVQVAA